One part of the Candidatus Borreliella tachyglossi genome encodes these proteins:
- a CDS encoding hemolysin family protein, translating into MLGFLNFKDKRKKGINDKDIEEKSRFETSLLKNFHSLKETIVKEIMIPRIGVIFVDYSWSKDEILKVVTSSNHSRFPVYRETIDDIIGIIHTKDILFHMCKKDFYGIDLKDIMRKVMFVPESKKIDSLLKEFQENHVHIAIVVDEYGGVSGLVTLEDILEEIVGDIQDEFDNELDEIVPLEDGSYLCTARVLIEDLNEKLGLSLPDGDFDTLGGFVYDLFGRIPLKNEKIEYNNLIFTIKNMHQRNIKVIKISHKEGL; encoded by the coding sequence ATGTTAGGGTTTTTAAATTTTAAAGATAAAAGGAAAAAAGGTATTAATGATAAGGATATTGAGGAGAAATCGAGATTTGAAACTTCTTTACTGAAGAATTTTCATTCTCTTAAAGAAACTATTGTGAAAGAAATTATGATTCCAAGGATAGGTGTGATTTTTGTTGACTATTCTTGGAGCAAAGATGAGATTTTGAAAGTTGTAACTTCTAGTAATCATTCTAGATTTCCTGTTTACAGGGAAACAATAGATGATATTATTGGAATAATTCATACAAAAGATATCCTTTTCCATATGTGTAAAAAAGATTTTTATGGAATAGATCTAAAAGACATTATGCGAAAAGTCATGTTTGTTCCTGAGAGTAAGAAGATTGATTCGCTTTTAAAAGAGTTTCAGGAAAACCATGTTCATATTGCTATTGTGGTTGATGAGTATGGTGGGGTTTCAGGGCTTGTTACGCTTGAAGATATTCTTGAGGAGATTGTTGGAGATATCCAAGACGAGTTTGATAATGAGCTTGATGAAATAGTTCCTCTTGAAGATGGTAGTTATCTTTGTACGGCTAGGGTTTTGATTGAAGATTTAAATGAGAAGCTTGGATTAAGCCTCCCGGATGGAGATTTTGATACTCTTGGGGGATTTGTTTATGATTTATTTGGACGAATTCCTTTGAAAAATGAAAAGATAGAATATAATAATTTAATATTTACTATTAAAAATATGCATCAGAGAAACATTAAGGTAATAAAGATTTCCCATAAGGAAGGCTTGTGA
- the ybeY gene encoding rRNA maturation RNase YbeY: MGSYYNFILSVLGSLCVREYELSVVLCSNEYIQKLNSEFRQKVEPTDVLSFNYLEGSRQGRHKIQGDLVISLEYLKFSSLEFNVSIYDELQRVTIHGILHLIGYTHKTNDFQNEEMLIIQEKVLRETRKVF, from the coding sequence ATGGGTTCTTATTATAATTTTATTTTATCTGTTCTAGGATCTCTTTGTGTTAGGGAATATGAACTGTCTGTTGTGCTTTGCAGTAATGAGTACATTCAAAAATTAAATAGTGAGTTTAGACAAAAGGTTGAACCTACTGACGTTCTTTCTTTTAATTATCTTGAAGGAAGTAGACAGGGTAGGCATAAAATACAGGGTGATCTTGTAATATCTCTTGAGTATTTAAAGTTTAGCTCTTTGGAATTTAATGTTTCGATATATGATGAGCTTCAAAGAGTTACTATACATGGAATTTTGCATTTAATAGGATATACTCACAAAACAAATGATTTTCAAAATGAGGAGATGTTAATTATTCAGGAAAAAGTTTTAAGAGAAACCAGAAAGGTATTTTGA
- the trxA gene encoding thioredoxin, which produces MAISLTKQEFIDKVFDYENNKEWDFKGRKPAVIDFYADWCGPCKMLFPIYEELSKEYGDKIDFYKVDTDKEQEVSMALGVQSLPTIIFVPVGKKPRVSVGFIQKGAFEDAIKDLFSV; this is translated from the coding sequence ATGGCAATTAGTTTGACTAAGCAGGAATTTATTGATAAAGTTTTTGATTATGAGAACAATAAAGAGTGGGATTTTAAGGGTAGAAAACCCGCAGTAATTGATTTTTATGCTGATTGGTGTGGGCCATGTAAAATGCTGTTTCCAATTTATGAAGAGCTTTCAAAGGAGTATGGAGATAAAATTGATTTTTATAAAGTAGACACTGATAAGGAACAGGAGGTTTCTATGGCACTTGGCGTTCAGAGTCTACCTACTATTATTTTTGTTCCTGTTGGGAAAAAGCCAAGAGTTTCTGTTGGCTTTATTCAAAAAGGTGCCTTTGAAGATGCAATTAAAGATTTGTTTAGTGTTTAA
- a CDS encoding 16S rRNA (uracil(1498)-N(3))-methyltransferase has protein sequence MNLILITSYEFKNGIVLNDFRVKHITEILNLKNNETFKFGIIEEESIYSCLYQKDIKLFFKESHKIANSNKLKQLKIIIGLMRPITAKRIMKDLTSIGVSEIIFFNSSLGEKSYSCSKLFKEKNYEKYLIEGAMQGGITYIPKVKILKSLTEALKNAEHESSETTKILLERKSKNNLVDLNITTKNATVIIGSERGLTKKEITLTQEHNFNPYNLSLNILRTETATVVASTIITSKMASK, from the coding sequence ATGAATCTTATATTAATAACCTCATACGAATTTAAAAATGGAATTGTACTTAATGATTTCAGAGTAAAACACATCACCGAAATTTTAAATCTCAAAAATAATGAAACATTTAAATTTGGAATCATTGAAGAAGAATCCATTTACTCATGCTTATACCAAAAAGACATAAAGCTTTTTTTCAAAGAAAGTCACAAAATCGCGAACTCAAATAAATTAAAACAATTAAAAATAATAATTGGCTTAATGAGACCAATTACAGCAAAAAGAATAATGAAAGACCTTACAAGCATTGGCGTATCTGAGATTATTTTTTTTAATTCTTCACTTGGAGAAAAATCTTACTCATGTTCCAAGCTCTTTAAAGAAAAAAATTATGAAAAATACCTAATAGAAGGTGCTATGCAAGGGGGAATTACTTACATACCAAAAGTCAAAATTCTTAAAAGTTTAACAGAAGCTTTAAAGAATGCAGAACATGAAAGCTCTGAAACCACAAAAATACTACTTGAAAGAAAAAGCAAGAATAATCTGGTTGACTTAAATATAACAACCAAGAATGCAACTGTTATTATCGGATCAGAGCGGGGGCTTACAAAAAAAGAGATAACACTAACCCAAGAGCATAATTTCAATCCCTATAATCTCTCATTAAATATTTTAAGAACAGAAACAGCAACAGTTGTAGCATCTACCATAATTACCTCGAAAATGGCTAGTAAGTGA
- a CDS encoding restriction endonuclease, with protein sequence MYAFEQWVVEYVFKVHQVKKTGDGGIDGHIAYNFNDKELLAVVEVKGGSVNISQIRAFKDSISKHNADFGIFVAFKSKITMEMRLLRQIHYVSLKRRGKKV encoded by the coding sequence ATATATGCTTTTGAGCAGTGGGTAGTTGAATATGTATTTAAAGTTCATCAAGTAAAAAAAACCGGAGATGGTGGTATTGATGGGCATATTGCTTACAATTTTAATGATAAGGAACTCCTTGCCGTTGTTGAGGTCAAAGGAGGGAGTGTAAATATTTCTCAAATTAGAGCATTTAAGGATTCAATTTCCAAACATAATGCTGATTTTGGAATTTTTGTTGCTTTTAAAAGTAAAATTACAATGGAAATGCGCTTGTTGAGACAGATTCATTATGTGTCATTGAAAAGGCGAGGAAAGAAAGTGTAG
- a CDS encoding DNA methyltransferase, producing the protein MSYINSQSKECIGYPIQKLEVLLEHIIKASSNEGDIIADFFCDCGTTITFAEKLQRK; encoded by the coding sequence ATGTCTTATATAAATTCTCAGTCTAAAGAATGTATTGGGTATCCTATTCAAAAACTTGAGGTTTTGCTTGAACATATTATTAAGGCAAGTTCTAACGAGGGAGATATTATTGCTGATTTTTTCTGTGATTGTGGGACGACTATTACTTTTGCTGAAAAACTTCAAAGAAAATGA
- a CDS encoding DNA methyltransferase codes for MNLSSEFEELKGIYNLKIYRFLINNREIFTNSQNSYLVMMAHRIYYMHKVLKDTGSFYLHCDSTMSHYLNPTMPHYLKIICDIIFGLKNFRNEIVWCYKNRGASIDRWSKNMICSFLY; via the coding sequence ATAAATCTTTCAAGTGAATTTGAAGAGCTTAAAGGGATCTATAACTTAAAAATTTATAGATTTTTAATTAATAATCGTGAAATTTTTACAAATTCTCAGAATTCTTATTTAGTAATGATGGCTCATCGTATATATTACATGCACAAAGTTCTAAAAGATACGGGAAGTTTTTATTTGCATTGTGATTCTACAATGTCTCATTATTTGAATCCTACAATGCCTCATTATTTGAAAATTATTTGTGATATTATTTTTGGACTAAAGAATTTTAGAAATGAAATTGTTTGGTGCTATAAAAATAGAGGAGCATCGATCGACAGGTGGTCAAAAAACATGATATGTAGTTTTCTATACTAA
- a CDS encoding PASTA domain-containing protein, whose amino-acid sequence MFLGNKDLNGNDNSYEDNEIFDSEMPTLPKHVAKGLILTIFGSLIISCAIFFIFLKGSDIVVVPNLSGLYLEDAITELQDKELIPHVEFKFSSTSLDKGKVIDQNPKAGTVLRLDNRVTIFISKGAVINKVDSFIGKNVDDVLINLKANETSNNRVLYHVLKPIEVESELPKGMIIRQDPSPGTEITSLIDLQFLVSKGQKEDLVKYVKNYIGLYYKDAVISLLNDGIGFDIKLATGSDFGSVILQSLPLGTKIEDSDKLIITINEPKIDDLSVFGILVYKLDVYPSNVDMMIRVKDSNGGSSLLYAFSSKGGFVKLPYEALRGSILELYIYDKLINQTVVN is encoded by the coding sequence TTGTTTTTAGGTAATAAAGATTTAAATGGTAATGATAATTCATATGAGGATAATGAAATTTTTGATAGCGAAATGCCTACTTTACCTAAGCATGTAGCCAAGGGTTTAATACTTACTATCTTTGGATCTTTGATTATTTCGTGTGCAATATTTTTTATATTTTTGAAAGGTAGTGATATTGTCGTTGTTCCGAATCTTAGTGGACTTTATCTTGAAGATGCAATTACTGAGCTTCAAGATAAAGAACTTATTCCTCATGTTGAGTTTAAATTCTCATCAACTTCTCTTGATAAAGGCAAAGTAATAGATCAAAATCCTAAAGCAGGAACAGTCTTAAGGCTTGATAATAGGGTGACGATATTTATTAGTAAGGGAGCTGTAATTAATAAGGTGGATAGCTTCATTGGAAAGAATGTCGATGATGTACTTATTAATTTGAAAGCCAATGAGACTAGCAATAATAGAGTGCTTTATCATGTGCTAAAGCCTATTGAGGTTGAGAGTGAACTTCCAAAGGGGATGATAATCCGTCAGGATCCATCACCAGGTACTGAGATAACAAGTTTGATTGATCTTCAATTTTTAGTAAGCAAGGGTCAGAAAGAAGACTTGGTTAAATATGTAAAAAATTATATTGGTCTTTATTATAAAGATGCAGTTATTTCCCTTTTAAATGATGGAATTGGTTTTGATATAAAGTTGGCAACAGGAAGTGATTTTGGGAGTGTTATTTTACAATCTCTTCCTTTAGGTACTAAGATCGAAGATTCAGATAAATTGATAATCACTATTAATGAACCTAAAATTGATGATTTAAGCGTTTTTGGTATTCTGGTCTATAAGTTAGACGTGTATCCATCTAATGTAGATATGATGATTAGGGTAAAAGATTCCAATGGCGGTAGTTCTTTACTTTATGCTTTTAGCTCTAAGGGAGGATTTGTTAAGTTACCTTATGAAGCATTAAGAGGGTCTATACTTGAACTTTACATTTACGATAAACTTATAAATCAAACAGTGGTGAATTAA
- the fmt gene encoding methionyl-tRNA formyltransferase: protein MRVFFASSDGIAIEVLKKVADQHNVVGVLTVPDKPSGRGLHLRGNEIKLEAINRNITVLDPLVLNSDAIEVVKRLNPEVMLVFSYGKIFRQEFLNVFPMGSLNVHPSLLPRYRGPSPIQTAILNGDIISGITVQKMDLEMDSGNILTQSHFEIKSFNTSADIFKYVSLSSYELVLEALNELEKGNIGIPQDSIKATYCSFLSKQYGIIDFSLSAFEIKNRINACNPWPLARARLDTDEIIFHRADFIKTSDYSSHAIGEIVSFDQDKGLFVKTGDGILLLLELQRIGRKVLDYKSFYNGNRNLIGKIFS, encoded by the coding sequence TTGAGAGTATTTTTTGCAAGCTCTGATGGCATTGCTATAGAAGTTTTAAAAAAAGTTGCAGATCAGCACAATGTAGTTGGTGTACTAACGGTACCTGACAAGCCTAGTGGTCGTGGTTTGCATTTACGAGGTAATGAAATCAAGCTTGAAGCTATTAATAGAAATATTACAGTGCTAGATCCTCTGGTGCTTAATTCTGATGCAATAGAAGTTGTTAAGAGGTTAAATCCTGAGGTTATGTTAGTTTTCTCTTATGGGAAAATATTCAGGCAAGAATTTTTAAATGTTTTTCCAATGGGCAGTTTAAATGTGCACCCTTCCCTTTTACCAAGATACAGAGGTCCTTCTCCCATTCAAACAGCTATTTTGAATGGCGATATTATTAGTGGGATTACTGTTCAAAAGATGGATTTAGAGATGGATAGTGGCAATATTTTAACACAGAGTCATTTTGAAATAAAGAGCTTTAATACAAGTGCTGATATTTTTAAATATGTTTCTTTAAGTAGCTATGAACTTGTTTTAGAGGCTTTAAATGAGTTAGAGAAGGGTAATATTGGGATTCCTCAAGACTCGATAAAAGCAACATATTGTTCTTTTTTAAGCAAGCAATATGGAATTATTGATTTTAGCTTGAGCGCTTTCGAAATTAAGAATAGAATTAATGCTTGCAATCCTTGGCCACTTGCAAGAGCTAGACTTGATACAGATGAAATTATTTTTCATAGAGCCGACTTTATAAAGACTAGCGATTATAGTAGTCATGCGATAGGTGAGATTGTTTCATTTGATCAAGATAAAGGTCTTTTTGTGAAAACTGGGGATGGAATTCTTTTGCTCTTGGAGCTTCAAAGAATTGGGAGAAAGGTTTTAGATTATAAGTCTTTTTATAATGGGAATAGAAATTTGATAGGAAAAATTTTTTCTTAA
- the def gene encoding peptide deformylase, with the protein MKMVLYPDDLLRVNTRSVLKIDDKIKNTAFEMLKLMDISNGVGLAAPQVGLDLSIFVVREDRMSKPLIFVNPLITETSFELDVYREGCLSIPGVYYDLLRPKSIVVEAYDENGKVFKIENSGLLARIIQHEMDHLKGVLFIDYYENKLRNKLMRSYMKKRGLVKI; encoded by the coding sequence ATGAAAATGGTTTTATATCCTGATGATTTACTTCGGGTAAATACGAGATCAGTTTTAAAGATTGATGATAAAATTAAGAATACTGCTTTTGAAATGTTAAAATTGATGGATATTAGTAATGGTGTTGGACTAGCAGCACCACAGGTGGGGCTTGATTTGTCTATCTTTGTAGTTAGAGAAGATAGAATGTCGAAACCTTTAATCTTTGTTAATCCTTTAATAACAGAAACTTCTTTTGAGCTTGATGTTTATAGGGAAGGTTGCTTGAGTATTCCTGGGGTTTATTATGATTTGTTGAGACCAAAATCTATTGTAGTGGAAGCTTATGATGAAAATGGCAAGGTTTTTAAAATTGAAAATTCAGGTCTTTTAGCTAGGATTATTCAGCATGAGATGGATCATTTAAAAGGGGTGCTTTTTATTGACTATTATGAAAACAAGCTTAGAAATAAGCTGATGAGGTCTTATATGAAAAAAAGGGGGCTTGTTAAGATTTGA
- a CDS encoding aminopeptidase P family protein, whose amino-acid sequence MEVNSKILSLRNLMIKSEIDAYLIASYDPHMSEYFHARFDARKFMTGFTGSAGIVIVTGAEALLFTDGRYFLQAESELEGTGFKLMKLGVKDYPDIFGYINASLKGLRLGVYAEDVSIKFYNDLVKICRNTDIEILNEDLISEIWQDRPRLEANQIFELSEAQKNNKRADKISNLNVKLEEKAIDFYIVSSLDEVAWILNLRGLDIEASALFYAFLFITRSKGHKNVLFINVDRLDAELKEKLESEGFEIEDYANFYSFLKEIKHEGKFFVSVDSNVQILESIGESNVVLGQSIVNELKAIKSDYEIVKMKEAHVIDGVSLIKFLYKFKSLSRDELSSLDEVDIANMLLSFRMLNNEFFSSSFDSIVGFKENAALPHYSPKRGKKLDSSGLLLIDSGGSYMELGTTDVTRTILIGEASCEEKEDYTLVLKSFITLASLKFPFGTSGASLDGIARLPLLRKGLNFAHGTGHGVGFFLNVHELPVSISPYSTYSFKGSEIASIEPGIYRVDKHGIRTENLVFVRQSYSNEFGNFLEFENLTLVPFEKELIVSEMLSEDELQYINRYHEFVYFSLKEYFSGEELRFLETLTSKI is encoded by the coding sequence ATGGAGGTTAATAGCAAAATATTATCTTTGAGAAATCTGATGATTAAAAGTGAGATTGATGCATATTTGATAGCAAGTTATGATCCACATATGAGTGAATATTTTCATGCTAGGTTTGATGCTCGTAAGTTTATGACAGGATTTACAGGAAGTGCTGGAATAGTAATTGTGACAGGAGCAGAGGCACTGCTTTTTACGGACGGTAGATATTTTTTGCAGGCAGAAAGTGAACTTGAGGGAACTGGATTTAAGTTAATGAAGCTTGGGGTCAAGGATTATCCGGATATTTTTGGCTACATAAACGCAAGTCTTAAGGGGTTAAGACTTGGAGTTTATGCTGAAGATGTTAGTATAAAGTTTTATAATGACTTGGTAAAAATTTGTAGGAATACGGATATTGAGATTTTAAATGAAGATTTAATCTCTGAAATTTGGCAAGATAGACCTAGATTAGAAGCTAATCAAATATTTGAATTGAGTGAAGCTCAGAAAAACAATAAAAGAGCTGATAAGATTAGCAATCTTAATGTAAAGTTAGAGGAAAAGGCAATTGATTTTTACATTGTAAGTTCTTTGGATGAGGTAGCTTGGATTTTAAATTTGAGAGGCTTAGATATAGAAGCATCGGCTTTATTTTATGCTTTTTTGTTTATCACTAGGAGTAAAGGGCATAAAAATGTTCTTTTTATCAATGTTGATAGACTTGATGCTGAGCTTAAAGAGAAACTCGAGAGTGAGGGTTTTGAGATTGAAGATTATGCCAATTTTTATTCCTTTTTAAAAGAAATCAAGCATGAAGGAAAATTTTTTGTATCAGTTGATAGTAATGTTCAAATATTGGAATCTATTGGTGAGTCAAATGTGGTGCTTGGACAAAGTATTGTTAATGAACTTAAGGCGATAAAATCTGATTATGAGATTGTCAAAATGAAAGAGGCGCATGTTATTGATGGTGTAAGTTTAATTAAATTTTTATATAAATTTAAGAGTTTAAGTAGGGATGAGCTGTCTAGTTTGGATGAAGTTGATATTGCAAATATGCTGTTGAGCTTTAGGATGTTGAATAATGAATTTTTTAGTTCTAGTTTTGACTCAATAGTTGGATTTAAAGAAAATGCAGCACTGCCTCATTATAGTCCTAAGAGAGGGAAGAAGTTAGATTCTAGCGGATTGCTTTTAATAGATTCTGGGGGTTCTTATATGGAGCTTGGGACAACAGATGTTACAAGAACTATTTTAATTGGGGAGGCATCTTGCGAAGAGAAAGAAGACTATACTCTTGTTTTGAAATCTTTTATTACTCTTGCATCTTTAAAATTTCCATTTGGTACCTCGGGAGCTTCTCTTGATGGTATTGCTCGACTTCCTTTATTGAGGAAAGGATTAAATTTTGCTCATGGAACTGGGCATGGGGTAGGATTTTTTCTTAATGTTCATGAGCTTCCTGTTTCTATTAGTCCTTATTCTACTTATTCTTTTAAAGGTTCTGAGATTGCTTCAATTGAGCCTGGGATTTATCGTGTTGATAAGCATGGGATTAGAACTGAAAATTTAGTTTTTGTGAGGCAAAGTTATTCAAATGAATTTGGAAATTTTTTGGAATTTGAAAATTTGACTCTTGTGCCTTTTGAAAAAGAATTAATAGTAAGTGAAATGCTTTCAGAAGATGAATTGCAGTATATTAATCGTTATCATGAATTTGTGTATTTTAGTTTGAAAGAATATTTTAGTGGTGAAGAGTTGAGGTTTTTAGAAACATTAACTAGTAAAATATGA
- a CDS encoding HAD family hydrolase, with protein sequence MRNIKAIASDLDGTLLLSKSQIGAFSELVIKKLTKENKKFIIATGRSKNEIIPLIKNLNSHVSFFITLNGARVYNHRWNLIRSYDLSPDIVNEILNLREIKYKNMPHFLQKSDADDDRLYVDNITKNAISYVLKERELSKTHKYIEHELKDPSTTFHEVNNFKELKNFDNIAKIMLYDEEARLIKYEAMILEKYNKEINVYLSTPNSLEIVNNRVSKGSALKDVLERIKIDLSEVIAFGDGFNDVDMLENVKKGLLMGNANYRLKEMLSHLEVIGTNDTEAVAHYINDNILEEPV encoded by the coding sequence ATGAGGAATATAAAGGCTATTGCTTCCGATCTTGATGGGACACTTTTGCTTTCAAAGAGCCAAATAGGAGCTTTTAGTGAACTTGTAATAAAAAAACTAACTAAGGAAAATAAAAAATTTATTATTGCAACGGGAAGAAGTAAAAATGAAATTATACCTCTTATAAAAAATTTAAACTCCCATGTTTCATTCTTTATAACATTAAATGGAGCAAGGGTCTACAATCATCGATGGAACTTGATACGCAGTTATGATCTATCTCCCGACATTGTCAACGAGATATTAAACCTTAGAGAAATCAAATATAAAAACATGCCTCATTTTTTACAGAAATCTGATGCTGATGATGACAGGCTTTATGTTGACAACATAACTAAAAATGCTATTAGCTATGTACTAAAAGAACGCGAATTATCAAAAACACATAAATACATAGAACATGAACTAAAAGACCCAAGTACAACATTCCATGAAGTCAATAACTTTAAAGAACTTAAAAATTTTGATAACATAGCAAAGATTATGCTGTATGATGAAGAAGCACGACTAATAAAATACGAAGCAATGATTCTAGAAAAATACAACAAGGAAATAAATGTTTACTTATCAACACCAAATTCACTTGAAATTGTTAACAACAGAGTTTCAAAGGGTAGTGCATTAAAGGATGTTCTTGAAAGGATTAAAATTGATTTAAGCGAAGTAATTGCATTCGGTGACGGATTTAATGACGTTGATATGCTAGAAAATGTAAAAAAGGGATTACTAATGGGAAACGCAAATTACAGATTAAAGGAAATGTTATCTCATTTAGAAGTAATTGGCACAAACGATACCGAAGCTGTTGCGCACTATATTAATGACAATATTCTAGAAGAGCCTGTATAG
- a CDS encoding aminopeptidase, whose amino-acid sequence MEKDLIKYAELIILKGINLQKSQCVLITGSIANYEFLRILTKKAYEHGAKYVELNIEDADILKARLESSKGNSLEFIPNFQHKFFEEMVNDKWAKIRVDDTENLDILKNLDSKKLSTYFKTIRKASKNVTSATMNNELPWCIICAPGPKWAAKVLNKPEGQETLEEFFEIQKKIMLLDSKNPIEAWELHGKKLHQRCDILNKLKLEKLVFKNQKTNLEVYLLETSIWTGGSEKVKGTNIEFNANMPTEEVFTTPDYKKTNGIVYVTRPVMVLGNLITGIWMKFSEGKVIDFGCDDAHSKTILKRHLETDAQAKYIGEVALVDCTSPIYQSALIFYSILYDENASCHIALGGAYSSCLSNEEQIKTEMEKLDYGCNVSLIHTDFMIGSNDINVIGIDKTRVEHPLIQNGKFVI is encoded by the coding sequence ATGGAAAAAGATTTAATAAAATATGCAGAACTTATTATTTTGAAAGGAATTAATTTACAAAAAAGTCAATGCGTATTAATTACGGGCTCAATTGCAAATTATGAATTTTTAAGGATTCTTACAAAAAAAGCTTATGAGCATGGTGCTAAGTATGTAGAATTAAATATTGAAGACGCTGACATTTTAAAAGCTAGATTAGAATCATCAAAAGGAAATTCCTTGGAATTTATCCCAAACTTTCAGCATAAATTTTTTGAAGAAATGGTAAATGACAAATGGGCAAAGATACGCGTTGATGACACGGAAAATTTAGATATATTAAAAAATCTCGACAGTAAAAAATTATCAACATACTTTAAAACAATCAGGAAAGCATCAAAAAATGTTACAAGTGCAACAATGAATAACGAATTACCTTGGTGTATAATTTGTGCACCAGGGCCAAAATGGGCTGCTAAGGTTTTAAATAAACCTGAGGGTCAAGAAACATTAGAAGAATTTTTTGAAATTCAAAAGAAAATAATGCTACTTGATTCAAAAAATCCAATAGAAGCGTGGGAGCTCCATGGGAAAAAACTTCATCAAAGATGTGATATTTTAAATAAACTCAAACTAGAAAAGTTAGTTTTTAAAAATCAGAAAACAAATTTAGAAGTATATCTATTAGAAACTTCCATTTGGACAGGCGGGAGTGAAAAGGTAAAGGGAACAAACATTGAGTTTAATGCAAATATGCCTACAGAAGAAGTTTTTACAACCCCAGACTATAAAAAAACAAACGGTATCGTGTATGTTACTCGTCCAGTAATGGTACTTGGCAACTTAATAACTGGAATATGGATGAAATTCAGCGAAGGTAAAGTAATCGATTTTGGATGCGATGATGCACACTCAAAAACAATACTTAAGAGACATCTAGAAACGGACGCACAAGCAAAATATATAGGTGAGGTTGCATTAGTAGACTGCACCTCTCCAATATATCAAAGTGCTCTTATATTCTATAGCATACTATATGATGAGAATGCAAGTTGCCACATTGCACTAGGAGGTGCTTATTCATCTTGTTTAAGCAATGAAGAACAAATAAAAACTGAGATGGAAAAATTGGATTATGGATGTAACGTTTCTTTAATTCATACAGATTTTATGATTGGCAGTAACGACATAAACGTTATTGGAATCGACAAGACAAGAGTGGAGCATCCACTAATACAAAATGGAAAATTCGTAATATAG
- a CDS encoding divergent PAP2 family protein, translated as MVKELFANDLFLSCFVSGIVAQIIKYAIQAMKTRKIKLNPTYLLKSIFFETGGMPSSHSSTVTALAASIFITEGINTNFIIALAFALITIRDSFGVRYMAGVQAEYLNDLSEQLKMTIEIEPLKIKVVKGHNKKEVFTGILIGLISAWAICNRII; from the coding sequence ATGGTAAAAGAGTTATTTGCAAACGACCTTTTCTTATCTTGTTTCGTTTCAGGAATTGTTGCACAAATTATCAAATATGCTATTCAAGCAATGAAAACAAGAAAAATTAAATTAAATCCAACATATCTTCTAAAAAGCATCTTCTTTGAAACAGGCGGGATGCCAAGTAGTCACTCTTCAACAGTCACAGCTCTTGCAGCATCAATATTCATAACAGAGGGAATAAATACTAATTTTATTATTGCCCTTGCTTTCGCTTTAATCACAATAAGAGATTCATTTGGAGTTAGGTACATGGCAGGCGTTCAGGCAGAATATCTAAATGATTTATCCGAACAATTGAAAATGACAATTGAAATTGAACCTTTAAAAATAAAAGTAGTTAAGGGTCACAACAAAAAGGAAGTATTCACAGGAATACTTATTGGACTAATTTCTGCATGGGCAATATGCAATCGAATAATATAA